CGAACAGCAGCACCGGATCGCCGCTGTGCAGCTCCCCGCGCTCGACCAGCTTGGACAGTGCGAGCGGGATGGAGGCGGCGGAGGTGTTGCCGGAGTCGACCACGTCGCGGGCGACCACCGCGTCCTCGGCCAGGCCGAGCTTGCCGGCGATGGCGTCGATGATCCGCAGGTTGGCCTGGTGGGCGACGAAGCCGCGCAGCTCGGACGGGTCGATCCCGGCCTTCTCGCAGGCCCTGCGGGCCAGCGGGGCGACCTGGGTGGTGGCCCAGCGGAAGACGGTCTGGCCCTGCTGGCTGATGACCGGCTTCCAGCCGCTGATCGCGACCGCGGCGCCCTTCTCCGGCTCGGAGCCCCACACCACCGGGCCGACGCCGGCCCGCTCGTCGGGGGCGGCCTCCAGCACGGCGGCGCCCGCGCCGTCGCCGAAGATCACGCAGGTGGTGCGATCGGTCCAGTCGATGATGTCGGACATCCGCTCCACGCCGATCACCAGCGCCCGGGTGGCCGCGCCGGCCCGGATCGCGTGGTCGGCGGTGGCCAGCGCGTACGAGAAGCCCGAGCAGGCGGTGTTCAGCTCGTACGCGGCGGGGGTGGGGATGCCGAGCCGGGCGGCGACGGCGGCGGCGGTGTTGGGGCTGCGCTCGACGGCCGTGCAGGTGGCGACGGCGACCAGGTCGATCTGCTCGGGCGTCGTCCCGGCCTTGGCCAGCGCCTTCTCGGCGGCGCCCACCGCGAGGTCGACCAGGGTCTCGTCCTCCGCGATGTGGCGGGTGCGGATGCCGACCCGGGAGCGGATCCACTCGTCGTCGGTGTCGACCATCGCCGAGAGATCGTCGTTGCTCAGGATCTTCGGCGGCTGGTGGTGGCCCAGCGCCACGATGCGGGAGGCGGTCATACCACCCACTCAACCGGGTTACCGGTGAGTCGGGAGGTGACGGCCCGACACAGGATCGGGTGCCCGA
The window above is part of the Kitasatospora sp. NA04385 genome. Proteins encoded here:
- a CDS encoding beta-ketoacyl-ACP synthase III; this encodes MTASRIVALGHHQPPKILSNDDLSAMVDTDDEWIRSRVGIRTRHIAEDETLVDLAVGAAEKALAKAGTTPEQIDLVAVATCTAVERSPNTAAAVAARLGIPTPAAYELNTACSGFSYALATADHAIRAGAATRALVIGVERMSDIIDWTDRTTCVIFGDGAGAAVLEAAPDERAGVGPVVWGSEPEKGAAVAISGWKPVISQQGQTVFRWATTQVAPLARRACEKAGIDPSELRGFVAHQANLRIIDAIAGKLGLAEDAVVARDVVDSGNTSAASIPLALSKLVERGELHSGDPVLLFGFGGGLAYAGQVVRCP